TCGAGCCTGCCGCGATCGAGTCGTGTGCTCACGCAGCCTTCCTGCTCACCGAGGGCCACGGTCACAACGCCCATCGGGTCGACGATCATGCTGTTACCGACGCCGGCGCTGCCGCACTGATCAGCGGCCATCACGTAAGCCGTGTTCTCGATCGCCCGGGCCCGCAGCAATGTCTGCCAGTGGTTCTCCTTCAGTGGACCGGGGACCCACTCGGCCGGTATCACCACGACATCGGCGCCGGCGTCGACAAGCCGCCGGGTGACCTCAGGGAAGCGGAGGTCGTAGCACGTCTGCAGCCCGAACTTGAGACCCCCCACGGTGAAGATCTCGGGGTCCTCGATCGCCGCCGGACGCACGAACCGCGACTCCTTGTACCCGAACGCGTCGTACAGATGGATCTTCCGGTAGGTCGCGACCACCGCACCTGACCGGTCGATCGCCAGCAGCGTGTTGAAGATCTGACTGCGGCTTTCGGTCACCTCGTTCATCCCGAAAACGATCGTGATCGAGTGCCGCTCGGCCAATGCCCGGATCTCCGACACGAACGAACCGTCGAGAGCTTCCGCCGACGCCAGGAAACGCTCATCCATGGTCGGCACGCTGAACATGGAGTACTCGGGCAGTGCAACCACGTGACTCCCGTGTGCACTCGCGGTGGCGACCAGCCGCGCGATGCTGTCGAGGTTGGCCGCTTTGTCCTCGCCGGGCGCGAACTGCGCTATCGACGCCACTACCACGCAGTCCTCCTTGGGATCTGGGTCTTTGGTCAGCATGGGTGTTTCAGCCTTTCTCCGGCGCAGGCATGCGCTCCATGCGCCCGAGCACGAGCGTGTAGGAGATGATGCCTGCGATGAGCACCACACTGGTCACCAGGAAGGCGCCGGCGAACGAACCGGTGCGATCGACCACGAAGCCGGTCACGATCGGTGCGGCGATGCCGATGAGATTTGCGATGAAGTTGACGACGCCACCCAGAGTTCCGGTGTAACCCTCTGGAGCGATGAGAGAGACGATACTGGCCCCGGCCGGGACCGAAACAGCAAGGCCCGCAGCGCCTATCGACAAGAAGACCACCGCCACCGCGATGGAATCCGAGTACGCTGCGCCCGTCACCAAGAGCGAGGTGAGCATGCTGCCCACCAGTACGATCCGCCGGACCCTGGTGACCTGACCGGTGCGGGCGACCCACCGGTCCATCAACACGCCGGCGACCAGAAACTGGGCCACCACGGCCACCAGCCACGGAATCATCGTGTAGAGGCCGCCTTTGAGCAGATTGACCCCGAACTGATGTTCAAGGTAGCCCGGCAGCCAGGTCAGCAGCACGTAGTAGGCATATGTGTACGAGGCGTATCCCAGAGACAGGCCCCAGGTCTTGCGCCGACGGAGCAGGTAGCCCACACCGCGCAGCGATCCGCCGTTGACCACGTTCTCGTCTTCGGCGCCGCCGCTACGTAGATAGTCCAGTTCGGCCTGCGCCATCCGGCCGTCGGCGACAGCAGCCGTGGGCGAGCGGTACAGCAACCACCATGCCGCGAAGTACATCAGGCTGAGCGCCCCGGTGAAGATGAAGGCCGCATGCCAGCTGAACACCGACACGAGGAACGCCATCACCGGTATGCCGACGACGTTGGAGACTTTGGCGCATCCATCGAATATCGCTGTGGCAGTTCCCCTCTCATGCTTGGGGAACCACTGTCCGATCGCTTTCCAACCGGCCGGCACCGTCGGGGCCTCCCCGACGCCGAGCAGCAACCGTGCCACGATGAGCAATCCGAGCCCGCCCGCCGCCGCCGAGAGGAACGACGCCGTCGCCCACAGGAACGTGCCGACGCGGTTGACCCAGGGCACACCGATCCTGTCGATGATCGACCCGATCGGCATCTGCAGCATTGCGTACGTCCACAGGAACGCCGAGGAAACGATGCCCATCTGCGCTGCGGAGATCTCGAAGTCCGCCATGATCGCCGGCGTGGCGACCGACAGATTCACCCGGTCGATGTAGTTGACGAACATGCCCACACCGAGGAGCCCGCCGATATACCAGCGGGTGCGCCCGCCGGATCCCGTCCGCCCGTGTGTCGCGAGACTCTGTGTTTCAACCTCGTTCATGGCAGCACCGTCAGACTCGTAACGAGCTGAGTTCGGTGACCTCTGCGTAGGCCGCCGAGAACCCGGCCACCAACGCACCGTGCTCCATGACGGCCACCACCTGATCGGCACCGTGTTCAACTGCGAAACGCTTCTCCTCCGGCGTCCACGCGGGCAGCAACCACGGCTTCGCGGCGGCGTGCGCGGCGGCGGCCACCCGCGCCAGGTCGGCGAAGTCGCCTTCCGTACGCGAGTACGCCCCGCGCTCGCGCCGCAGTGACAGATCTGACGGTCCCACGAACACCCCGTCCACGGTATCGAGCGCCAGGATGCCGTCGATCTCCTCGAGGGCACCAGCGTCTTCGATCATCGGATAGCAACGCGTGCGCCGGTCCTGCTCGCGCACCCACTCGTCGGTGAATCCGCCGTATGCCGCCGTCCGACCACCGGCAAAACTGCGGTCACCCCGTGGCGGGAACTTCGCGTACGCGGTCACCTCACGGGCGTGCGCGGCGTTTTCGACGTGTGGAATCGCCACGACGTCGGCCCCGAAATCGAGCGCCTGCTGGATCGGTCCACGCTCGGGCCCGAGAACCTTCGCGATGACCTCCAGACCCACGGCCTTCACAAAGGGAACGAAGCGCTCCAGGTCGGTGAGATCGAACGTGCCGTGCTCGATGTCCATCACGACCGCGCCGAACCCGATCTGCGCAGCGATCTCCACGGCTGCGACGTTGGGACTCGACAACCAGACGGCGTAGCGGCGGTTCGGTGTCATCTCTCCTCCTGATCTCCTACGGTTGCGTACACCGTGTATACACAAGATATGCAAAGTGTGTCCATTAGTGTCGTCTTGATGCAGTGAAGGGAGTGCAGATGCCGATCGCGGCAAACGAACCGTCCGCTGAGCCCGCCACGCCCCTGTCCGCGCGCGACCGGGTCTACGAGTGGGTCCGCGACGAGATCATCAAAGGTGCACTACCGGCCGGCCGGTTCCTCGACGAGGTCTGGGTCTCCGAGCTGGTCGGCACATCGCGCACTCCGGTGCGCGAAGCCTTCCACCGCCTCAACTCCGAGAAGTTCATCGACCTGCTGCCGCGGCGCGGAGCGCAGGTCCGCAACGTCACCGCCCGCGAGATGGAGGAGGTGTACGCGTCGCGCAGGCTGATCGAGGGCCACGCGGCGTGCGCTCTGTGCACCGCTCGCGCCGGTGCGCCGACAGATCTCGAGACACTCGCGGGCCAGATGGAAGAGGCGGGCCGAGCCGAAGACTGGTTCACGGTGGCCCGGCTGGACCGCGCGTTCCACCGCGCCATCGTTGATGCACACGGCAACTCGGTCCTGACCGAGCTGTACGACGCGCTGC
This genomic window from Mycolicibacterium goodii contains:
- a CDS encoding carbon-nitrogen hydrolase family protein → MVVASIAQFAPGEDKAANLDSIARLVATASAHGSHVVALPEYSMFSVPTMDERFLASAEALDGSFVSEIRALAERHSITIVFGMNEVTESRSQIFNTLLAIDRSGAVVATYRKIHLYDAFGYKESRFVRPAAIEDPEIFTVGGLKFGLQTCYDLRFPEVTRRLVDAGADVVVIPAEWVPGPLKENHWQTLLRARAIENTAYVMAADQCGSAGVGNSMIVDPMGVVTVALGEQEGCVSTRLDRGRLDAVRETNPALELRRFGVHPNIG
- a CDS encoding MFS transporter codes for the protein MNEVETQSLATHGRTGSGGRTRWYIGGLLGVGMFVNYIDRVNLSVATPAIMADFEISAAQMGIVSSAFLWTYAMLQMPIGSIIDRIGVPWVNRVGTFLWATASFLSAAAGGLGLLIVARLLLGVGEAPTVPAGWKAIGQWFPKHERGTATAIFDGCAKVSNVVGIPVMAFLVSVFSWHAAFIFTGALSLMYFAAWWLLYRSPTAAVADGRMAQAELDYLRSGGAEDENVVNGGSLRGVGYLLRRRKTWGLSLGYASYTYAYYVLLTWLPGYLEHQFGVNLLKGGLYTMIPWLVAVVAQFLVAGVLMDRWVARTGQVTRVRRIVLVGSMLTSLLVTGAAYSDSIAVAVVFLSIGAAGLAVSVPAGASIVSLIAPEGYTGTLGGVVNFIANLIGIAAPIVTGFVVDRTGSFAGAFLVTSVVLIAGIISYTLVLGRMERMPAPEKG
- a CDS encoding HpcH/HpaI aldolase family protein, whose amino-acid sequence is MTPNRRYAVWLSSPNVAAVEIAAQIGFGAVVMDIEHGTFDLTDLERFVPFVKAVGLEVIAKVLGPERGPIQQALDFGADVVAIPHVENAAHAREVTAYAKFPPRGDRSFAGGRTAAYGGFTDEWVREQDRRTRCYPMIEDAGALEEIDGILALDTVDGVFVGPSDLSLRRERGAYSRTEGDFADLARVAAAAHAAAKPWLLPAWTPEEKRFAVEHGADQVVAVMEHGALVAGFSAAYAEVTELSSLRV
- a CDS encoding GntR family transcriptional regulator — its product is MPIAANEPSAEPATPLSARDRVYEWVRDEIIKGALPAGRFLDEVWVSELVGTSRTPVREAFHRLNSEKFIDLLPRRGAQVRNVTAREMEEVYASRRLIEGHAACALCTARAGAPTDLETLAGQMEEAGRAEDWFTVARLDRAFHRAIVDAHGNSVLTELYDALQSRQQRVAVRALQIRPQRVPEIDRQHRAIIAALAHNSVDEVAALLDEHLRPIPEITAALG